In a single window of the Rhizobium tropici CIAT 899 genome:
- a CDS encoding ATP-binding cassette domain-containing protein, whose amino-acid sequence MSDASDQRAPSGELVLSLKGISKHFGAVSALTDINLDVHAGEVVALVGDNGAGKSTLVKVLAGVHQPSSGTITFRGKQVTLSDPATALDLGIATVFQDLALCENLDVVANIFLGRELSPMKLDETAMEVRAWTLLNELAARIPSVRIPIASLSGGQRQTVAIARSLLLEPKLIMLDEPTAALGVAQTAEVLNLIERVRDKGLGVIMISHNMEDVRAVADRIVVLRLGRNNGIFYPDTSNQELVSAITGATENAVSRRAGRRQAQQELREGGQP is encoded by the coding sequence ATGAGTGACGCTTCCGACCAAAGAGCCCCATCGGGCGAGCTTGTGCTCAGCCTCAAAGGGATCTCCAAACACTTCGGCGCCGTCTCGGCTCTGACGGATATCAACCTCGATGTGCATGCCGGCGAAGTCGTGGCTCTTGTTGGCGACAATGGCGCGGGCAAATCGACGCTCGTCAAGGTTCTGGCCGGCGTTCACCAGCCGAGTTCAGGTACGATCACATTCCGCGGCAAGCAGGTCACGCTCAGCGATCCCGCGACCGCGCTTGATCTCGGTATTGCCACGGTTTTTCAAGATCTGGCGCTTTGCGAAAATCTCGATGTCGTCGCGAACATCTTCCTCGGCCGGGAATTGAGCCCGATGAAGCTCGATGAGACCGCCATGGAGGTTCGCGCCTGGACCTTGCTCAATGAGCTTGCGGCGCGCATTCCGAGCGTGCGTATCCCGATCGCATCGCTTTCGGGCGGCCAGCGGCAGACGGTGGCGATCGCCCGCTCGCTGCTGCTTGAGCCGAAACTCATCATGCTTGACGAGCCGACTGCAGCGCTTGGCGTCGCACAAACCGCCGAGGTGCTGAACCTCATCGAGCGCGTTCGCGACAAGGGGCTCGGCGTCATCATGATCAGCCACAACATGGAGGACGTGCGCGCCGTCGCCGACCGCATCGTCGTGCTGCGCCTCGGCCGCAACAACGGGATCTTCTATCCCGACACGTCAAATCAGGAACTCGTCAGCGCTATCACCGGAGCCACGGAAAATGCCGTGTCGCGACGGGCAGGGCGACGTCAGGCCCAACAGGAACTCAGAGAAGGGGGCCAGCCATGA